Proteins encoded together in one Aminipila butyrica window:
- a CDS encoding zinc-ribbon domain-containing protein: MEDRTLICQDCGSEFVFTVGEQEFYKEKGFDNEPKRCKECRDKKKQERRRDR, from the coding sequence ATGGAAGACAGAACACTTATTTGTCAGGATTGCGGAAGCGAATTTGTATTCACTGTTGGAGAACAGGAATTTTACAAAGAAAAGGGTTTTGACAATGAACCAAAGAGATGCAAAGAATGCAGGGACAAGAAAAAGCAGGAAAGACGCAGAGATCGTTAA